The Proteiniphilum propionicum genome contains the following window.
CTAAAGCGGCGCGAACAGCTGGTGCTGTCTGTACTACAACAGTTTTGGCGGGATCATTCAAAGCTCTTATAATGTCGTTGGTGTGATCCACTTCGGTAAGAGCGCCTGTCGGGCATACCGATACACACTGTCCGCAATAGGTACATGGAGAGTCTTCAAGGTTCATCTCGAAAGCGGGTGCCACAACCGACATAAAGCCGCGGTTTACTGCTGCAAGAGCACCCACTGTCTGCACCTCGTTGCACATCATTTCACAGCGTCGGCACATAATACATTTATCTACATCACGTATTATTGAGGGTGAAGTATCCTTCCTGTAATGCGACTGCTCTCCTTCATACGGGAGGCTGCGTATTCCAAACTGTGTTGCAAGGCTCTGCAGTTCGCAATGGCCCGATTTAGCACATACCAGGCAGTCGAACGGGTGGTCTGAGATAATGAGTTTCAATACTGTTGTCCTGGCGTTAAGCACCCTGATACTGTGTGTATTTATCACCATGCCATCTTGAGCTTCGGTCATACACGATGGAGCAAGATTCCTGCGCCCCTCCACCTCCACAACACAAATACGGCATCCTCCGGGTTTATTTTCAATATCCAGGTCGCACAACTCAAAATGGCACAGTGTCGGAATTTCCACTCCCACCTGCTGTGCAGCCTTTAAGATGGTAGTCCCTTTTTCTACCCTTACTTTTTTCTTGTCTATAGTGAGTTCTATCATTATTTTTTTAGGTTTACGGAGCAATTGCCAGGACTATTTTAATATCTCCCTCAACTATTGCTCGATGTTATTGATAATTCCTGTTTAATTGGCCATTACACTAACCTTATAATCACTTTTCAGGCTGATTGCTTCAAACTGACATTTCTCCATGCAGGCGCCGCATTTAATACATATCTCCTGATTGATAACATGTGGCTCTTTCTTTTCTCCACTGATTGCATGTGTAGGACAAACCCGCTTACATGCCATACATCCGATACAATCTTCTTCAGAAATCACATAGTATAGGAGGTTACGACACTGGCCGGAACGGCATTTTTTATCATGCACATGCTCCTTGTACTCATCCATGAAGTTGTTGAGTGTTGAGAGTACCGGGTTGGGAGCAGTTTGTCCTAATCCGCACAACGAAGTATCTTTAATGACACTGCTTAAGTTTCTCAGCTTTTCTATATCTTCCTGTTTGCCTTTGCCATCGGTGATTCTTTCGAGGGCTTCATAAAGCCGTTTGTTGCCGATGCGGCAGGGTGCACATTTTCCGCAGGACTCTTCCACAATAAAACCCAGGTAGAACTTGGCTACCGATACCATGCAGTCATCCTCATCAAGCACAATCATGCCTCCTGAACCCATCATTGAGCCTGCAGCAGTAAGACTTTCATAATCTATCGGCGTATCAAGGTGCTTCTCTGTAAGGCATCCTCCTGAAGGCCCTCCTGTTTGCACCGCCTTGAATTTCTTGCCGTTTTTTATTCCGCCGCCAATCTCGTAAATAATCTCTCTAAGCGTAATACCCATTGGCACCTCAATCAATCCCACATTATTTATCTTTCCTGCAAGTGCAAACACTTTAGTCCCCTTCGACTTTTCGGTTCCGATTGAAGAGAACCATTCGGCCCCTCTTTGAATAATCACAGGTATATTGGCAAGAGTCTCCACATTGTTAACGTTCGTAGGTTTTCCCATATATCCGCTCTGTGCCGGAAATGGAGGTTTGTTGGACGGTTCACCCCTTTTCCCTTCCATAGAGTTTATGAGTGCTGTCTCTTCACCGCAGACGAAAGCACCTGCACCATATTTAAGGCTTATATCGAAGTTGAAGCCGGCATCGAAAATATTATCACCCAGCAATCCGTACTCCCTTGCCTGCGCTATTGCAATCTTCAGTCGTTTTATAGCCAGCGGATATTCTGCCCTTATATATATCAATCCTTTGGTTGCGCCTATGCAATAGCCGCAAATAATCATAGCTTCAAGTACAGAGTGGGGGTCACCCTCAAGGATGGAGCGATCCATGAAAGCCCCCGGATCGCCTTCATCGGCATTACAGACCACATACTTCTGATCGGCTTCGTTCCTGCTAGCAATCTCCCATTTCAGGCCTGTAGGGAATCCCGCACCGCCACGGCCACGCAATCCCGATTTCTTGATCACATCAATGGCCTCCTGCGGAGAGTAATCTGTAAGAACTTTACCTAATGCCTGGTATGCATCTCGGGCAATCGATTCATCAATATTCTCGGGATCGATGGTTCCACAGTTACGAAGCGCTATACGCAACTGCTTCTTATAGAAGCCCATATGTTTTGAATCGAGTATATGTTCCTCGGTCTCGGGATCTGTATAAAGCAGACGATTTACCTTTCGCCCCTTGATAACATGTTCATCAATAATCTCTTTTGCGTCAGAAGGCCTTACCTGGGTGTAGAACGTGTTATCTGGCAAGACTTTCACTATTGGCCCCTTTTCGCAAAAACCAAAACAGCCGGTACGGATAATCTGTACATCCTCTTTCAATTCTTTTCTCTCAACCTCATCGCGTAACATTTCGTAAACCAGGCTGCTTTCCGATGAATTGCATCCGGTCCCTGCGCATACGAGAAGGTGCATTTTGTATTGACTC
Protein-coding sequences here:
- the nuoF gene encoding NADH-quinone oxidoreductase subunit NuoF translates to MSQYKMHLLVCAGTGCNSSESSLVYEMLRDEVERKELKEDVQIIRTGCFGFCEKGPIVKVLPDNTFYTQVRPSDAKEIIDEHVIKGRKVNRLLYTDPETEEHILDSKHMGFYKKQLRIALRNCGTIDPENIDESIARDAYQALGKVLTDYSPQEAIDVIKKSGLRGRGGAGFPTGLKWEIASRNEADQKYVVCNADEGDPGAFMDRSILEGDPHSVLEAMIICGYCIGATKGLIYIRAEYPLAIKRLKIAIAQAREYGLLGDNIFDAGFNFDISLKYGAGAFVCGEETALINSMEGKRGEPSNKPPFPAQSGYMGKPTNVNNVETLANIPVIIQRGAEWFSSIGTEKSKGTKVFALAGKINNVGLIEVPMGITLREIIYEIGGGIKNGKKFKAVQTGGPSGGCLTEKHLDTPIDYESLTAAGSMMGSGGMIVLDEDDCMVSVAKFYLGFIVEESCGKCAPCRIGNKRLYEALERITDGKGKQEDIEKLRNLSSVIKDTSLCGLGQTAPNPVLSTLNNFMDEYKEHVHDKKCRSGQCRNLLYYVISEEDCIGCMACKRVCPTHAISGEKKEPHVINQEICIKCGACMEKCQFEAISLKSDYKVSVMAN